DNA sequence from the Papio anubis isolate 15944 chromosome 7, Panubis1.0, whole genome shotgun sequence genome:
cttGAGACAACTagttggatatccacatgtaaagaatgaaattagaccctcaTCTCACACCAGATACAAACATTCACTCCAAATATATTAAAGACTTAAGCATCagatccaaaactataaaactactagaagaaaacaggggggAAAGCTCTATGACAATcaaaagagtgaagagacaacccacaaaatgggagaaaatatgtgcaaaccatatgtctgataagggattaacatccaaaatatataaggaactcatgcAACTCAATAGCAAGGAAACAATCCAatgaaaaaataggcaaaggacctgaatagacatttcttgaatgaagacatacaaatggccaaaaagtatATCAAAAAATcttcagtatcactaatcatcaaggaaacgCAATTTACAACAATAATGAGATTTCACCTTACATCTGTTAGattggctgttatcaaaaagacaaaaaataacaagtattggggagtatgtggagaaaagaaatacatagttAATGGAAGTATAAATTACTATAGCCATATGGATTTATGAAAAACTTATAAAACTACCATAtgctccagcaatcccacttctgggcatatatccaagGGGAGAAAAATCAATCTCTCAAAAAGATATCTGCTCCCCtgtattcattgcagcattattcataatagccaagatacaaaatcaaccttAGTATCTATCAGTCAATGaagggataaagaaactgtgactATATACACAATAAAACACTACTATTAAGCCttcaaaatcaaaaggaaatttggtaatttgtgacaatatggatgTACCTGGAGGGCATAATATTAAGTAAAagatgccaggcacagaaagtaaaatacaaCATGACctcacttatgtgtggaatctaaGAAAGTTGAACTTGTAAAAGTGGAGAGTAGAATTGTGCTTAACATGAGTTGTGGGGAGTTTTGAGGGGGGCTTTGGTAGTAGTTGGTCATAGAATACAAATTTCAGTTAAgaggagtaagttcaagagatctttTGTACAAcacggtgactatagttaacactGTATTATATTCTTGTAAATTGCTAGTATAGATattgtgttctcaccacaaaaaaatgtaaagtatatGAAGTAACgcatgttaattagctcaatttagcatTCCACACgtgtatacacattttaaaacgtTATACAcaacatataaaatttttatttttcaataaaaaaaatgcaaaaataaaatttataggtaAGTATGAGACAAGAGTAAAAACCATCTATATCCTTACCCCGGAGAAAtatcactattaacattttggtgtacatacacaaattaattaaaaaataaataaaatttcaaatcttGTTTTATTACTTCTCTTTTTACTTATTAATCTATCTTTAGCAACTctgatattaaatattattatataatagttAAACTGTATGTACATAATTCCATGGTGGGttcataattcatttaatttaaaattattttaccatcCACATGGAATTGATATAAATACAGGCAACAGAGAAAGGTATAGAAAAAGTGGCCTTACATGAAGAGATATCAGCTAAAATTCCCCAGAGATCCATATTAAACCAATTTGAtgagaagaaaaatcacacaacAATTAAGAAGTCAGCCTCTGGAGCCTTACTGTCTGGTTTAAATCTAAACCTACCACTTACATTAAACAAATTACTTGACCCATCTGTTTCTCCATCTCTCAAATTGTACAATGAGGATGATAAAAGTGTCTATCTCAAGGactactgtgaggattaaatgagttaattatgAGTGCCTAACATATAGTATGTACTCTGTAAATGTTAGccttttttttaaccaatgaCCTAAAGAAGATAGTAAACTATTAAATATTCAGTTCTACAGGTGACATAAATCAATGAAAGTACACATCAGAATGCAATGAAAACACAAGATCATGGAGATACATCACAAGATACTTTTGTGAGTGTATAGGACAGAAAGCATATAATGTGGAAGGTAACTTTAATGTGTGATGGATAAATTAGAAGATAAAATCGATTTTATTTGTAAGTTGATAGTGTGCAAGCAAATAGTTATAGTCCAGGAAAGAAAACTAGGCTAGCTTTTAAACTGATAAAaccttttcaaatatattcttatttaatcGTCCTCATAAACCTGTGAGTTCTATTTGCCACCTTTGAATTTTGGAAGTGTTAAATGATTTAGGTAAGATTACACAGTAAGTGAGTTGATGCTATTGGGACCAGAATTTATAGATTTTAAACACAAATTTTGTGCTGTACTATACTGTCTTTCATTTTATACTCTTGTTATAAGACAAACACTGTGATATTTGAGGAAGTAGGCAAATCTGTATGTTGGACAAAATTTACTTCTGGAGTTGGCAAACTATAGCCAATGGGTCAAATCTGGCCTGCCtcctgtttttgtaaagttttactggaactcATTGGACAAAATTTACTTCTAGAGTTGGCAAACTATAGCCATTGGATCAAATCTGGCCTGCCCCTTGTTTTTGagaagttttattggaactcaGCCATGCCTATTCATCTATATGTTGTTTATGGTTATTTCCATGTTACAACAGAATTAAGTGGTTACAACAGAGGCCACATAGCCCACGGAGCAAAAACTATTTCtaatctggccctttacagaacaAGTTTGCCAACACCTGATCTACCTgactgaaaataaagtaaaaaacattCTTCAACTTATGGAACAAAGCACAAAAGCAAGATCTGTGGCTTAAAATGTGTACATGACCACAAATCCTAAAGATGTTCACTACTGTTTGCTCATAACCAAAAAACTGAGATAACAAGGCAGAACAAATAATCAGAAGACTGAGATTACAAGGCAGAACAAATAATCAGAAGACTGAGATTACAAGgcagaacaaataaaaatggagatatGAGATGTACACAGATAATAAAGCATGATGTTAACAAATATTCCAATTAGAGGGCAGGACAGCTTGAAAACAGCAATACAGTTATTCTGAGAAACAAACTTATTTACACCATTATTTAATCCATGTGAATATTATTAACGACATGACATGATTATTTGGGAACTAAAACTTAGGAGTGAATATAATCTTTGATttctatatattatgtataaagtCTCTTTCTCTTCGAGGACAAACATCACTCATTCTTCAGTGGGAACAAAATAGACCCTCCATATGGGCAATGAAGGTCTGTGAGAACACAAAGTGATGCACAGCAGAAagtctcttcttatgaggactgCCTACTGTGGACTTTCAATAGTCACTTGGAaattctgtgttttaataaagCCACTTAAGTAGTTTTTCTAAAACCCATAAATTGACCGAACACTCTCCTTATCGCAATCTTCATTTCCCTGTTCCTGAATGTGTAGATGATTGGATTCAGAAAAGGAGTGAAAATTAGATCAAATATGGCTAGAAATTTATCCAGATGTGTTGGAGGAGAGGGccatacatagaaaaaaatcagtggacCAAAGAATAAAACCACAACAGTAATATGAGCTGAGAGAGTAGAGAGAGCCTTGGATGAGCCTCCTGAGGAGTGTTTCTGAAGAGTGACCAGAATGAAGATGTAAGAGAGGATGAGCAAGAAGAAAGCACTCAAGGAAATGAACCCACTATTAGCAGTAACCATGAACTCCAGTTTATAGGTATTTGTGCAAGCAAGTTTGATGAGCTGAGGTATGTCACAGTAAAAGCTGTCCAAAACATTAGGGCCACAGAAGGGCAAGTTTACTACAAAAGCCAATTGGACCAATGAGTGAATGAGACCAATGGCCCAGGCAGCCACTAGAATCAAAATGCACATTCTTGGATTCATGATGGTCAGGTAGTGAAGGGGCTTACATATGGCAACATATCTGTCAAAGGCCATGGCTATGAGCAGCACCATCTCAGTGCCCCCAACAGCATGGCTAAAGAAGATCTGAGCTACACAGCCCCCAAAGGAAATGACTTTCTGTTTCCTGAAAATATCACAGATCATCTTGGGTGCCGCAATGGAGCAAAATATCAGATCAGTGATGGAGAGGTTGGCCAGCAAAATATACAAGGGGGAGTGCAAGTAAGGGTCAGAGGTTATGGTGACCACTACAATGAGGTTTGCCATCACACCGGACAcatagaaaagacaagaaaagaaaaaaagaaaaatctgaatctCCCAAGAATTGGAGAGTCCCAGCAACACAAATTCAGACACCACAGAGTGCTTGTCGCTGTTCATTTGATAAGTTCACTCTCATTtacctaaagagaaaaaaaatgagaaaattctaaTTAATAGTATTATATTAACAGCCTCTATGAAAAAGTATATAACCATGAAAGTCAAATATTACCTGAGCACCTCATGGATAACAAATGACATTCTTTTGGCCAATACTGCTGCAGTTACATGTGACAGTAACTAAGCTGCCACATGAGCTTGCTAATTTAAGGGACGGTAAAATAGTCTGGTAGATTGGTACCCGTGTTTACCTGAGGAAATCACAAAGAAAGAGCATTTGATGTTAAACTGCTATATCAGTAAAATCAATATTCACCACCTTTTCCCTGGAGGAGTAATAAGTAATGATGTATACTAGACGGACAAAGAGGGCTATTCTGTGACATAGACTTTTAAGATCTTGTGACTCAGATTTCTTTGTTCAAGCCAGAaattttctttccctattttacacttctcaaaatattatttattctttaatatccAGATCAAATAGCACCTCATTTATCAAGCCTTCCTTAGGACCCACCAATATACCCCAATTTAGTTTCTATACCCATTGGTCACATGTCTATTCCCCTATATGATTATAAACTGCTCAAGGATATAAATCATCActccattaattttttatttccatagtttgCCCATACAATGTCTTGAAATACTAggtgattttaaaactttttgaatgaataaataaatgattacgCTGAAGTAGTTCTTACCTAATAATTTCTTGTATTATGAGACAGGAACTAAGcactaggaatacagctaagaACAAAATAGGTAAAAGTCCCTGTCCTCATAGATTTACATTTTGACAGAAAGAGTCAgacaatcaaataaataaataaagatatacagGGTGTCCGATAATAATTTCACTGTGGATAACGAGTAAGCAAGGAAGAAGTATAAGGCACTAAGGGGAGTGCTATTATAAAACAGGATTGACAATAACATTCTTGCTGATGAGTTGACTGAGCAGAAATCTAAGAAGATGAATGAACAAGTCATGAGGGTGTTTGGGGAAAGAGTGTTTCAGGCAGAAATAACAGCAAGAGCAAAAGCTCTAAGGTGTAAACTCATTAGGCATGTGCAAAGAACTACAAGGAGGTCCGAAAGGCTGAGCCTGAGTGTGCAAGGAGGGTAGAGTAGATGAGGTTTGAGAGGTAACAGGTGCACAGATCATGTAGGTCCTTATGAGCCATTGTAAGTACTTTGGTCATTACTCTGAATGAGATAACAAGCAACTAGATTTTGAATAGAGAAACAACAAAATCTAGCTTACATTATCAAACGGTTACTCTGTTGCATTGTGAATATGCTTCAGAGTCTCAAGGATAGAAGCAGAGAGATTGGctagaaacacattttttatCACCAGCAGAAATCCAAGAGATAATGTTGGCTTAGATCAGGGTGGTAGAAGTAGAGCCAATGAGGGGTAGTAGATTCTGGAGACATTGAGATGATACAAGGTGAAATTTCCAGGCTATAGATAACCCTGACCTTTTGGAGACTTTAAAACACTGCATCTTATTAGAGagttttcatataaaaatacacGAGATCTCAAATCTGTAAAAACATAAACAACGCTGGTAAACATATATTTAGTCACCAAATCTAATAAGGACTCTAGAATAAGGAAACATTTGGAGCTTTAAGAAGGGAGTCTGAGGCAAATAAAAGGTGTAATTTCTTCATATCCACAGGTTCTGCATCTTCAGATTTAATCAGCTTCAGATCAGTcatatttgggaaaaataaagtaaaatgaaaaataacaaaaagtaaaaatatgtacCTACTCTGTaaccataatttttttatttaaaaaaaaagaagaaaacaatacagtataacaactaaatgcatagcatttacattgtattagatattataagcaACCTAGAGATTAAAGTATGAAGAAGAATATATttaggttatatgtaaatactatgccattttatgtgAGGAACTTATGCATCCAAGGATTTTGTTATCCaagggtgggggcgggggagagTGGCGGTCCTGGAATAAATTCCCCACAGATACTAAGGGTCAACTATAACCTGTTACAAAGCAAGTAGAAAGCTATGAAACTCAATACCACAAGTAATTATATAGGCTGAAAATGTTGTTATAACCAAGTAggaatttttaagtgaaaagaacaaaatattctcTATTTACTCTGCCATATTCTCTAAATGAGAATTTAAATTGGCCATTTCTCCTTTCAAATAACTGTTTTGGTTTTCAGACCAATTACACTGAACTCTTTGAACCTGTTTTCCTAAGTAAGGCTGTTTCTGAAACCAAGAAAGCAAGGATAATCTTTTCTTTGGTCACTTAAGCTCCACATTATCAGGAGTTTTTAAGAGCTAACACATCGACTTCTCTATACGATAGGATGAAACCACCAGCACAAAAAACATCTAAGatgcaaataaagagaaaaatactagATTAATAGAAAGATGAGGTTCTACTTTTAGCCAGGAAAATCTCTTCAGGATAATAGTGTCATATCCAGTTAGATTTAATGTAGTATCATTTAACTATTGCCAAACATTTTTGTGCGAGACATATACCCTTAAAAGTCTGGCTTGAAACACTACTAATATAGAAGTAGTCAACTTCaattaaatgtgataaaatatatgttttaaaaaaacagaaatataggcaaacagaaaagaaaaaatcattttactgaGTTGATCACAAATTCCAGTTCTTATCCTGTTCTATATACTGGCACATTTTCAATAATTTGGcatttaataaaaactttttatgAAGAGTATTTCTATTAAATATCCTCTGACAGTTACTTCAACAGAGACTGCATGGATGAAAAAACGGCAATAAAGTATGTTTAGCTATTTAGATGAATTTACATGAAAGCTATCACATGGAATAACTAAAGTTGCTGTAGGGCAAAACAATTAAACCATGAATAATTTCCTCAAATATAAGTTCTTTCGTGATTAAGAAATACTTTACAGAAGTATGTTAGTAACGATCAGAGGTGGGGAGTACAGACGtaatatatccagaatatatctCCAATGTGCATATTTCTTGTAGGACATACCACAATACAgagaaattatgtcatttttagtCTCTCTCATTAATCCAGTGGTTCTCACCCAGGGCATTTTACCTCCCAGGGGACATTTAGCAacatctgaaaacatttttagttttcccAGTGAGGGATAATGGGGGGAAGAatactactggcatctagtgtgTATAAACCAGGGATACTACTAAATATCCTACACTGCACAGGATAGACCCCACAGCAAACACTgaccagccccaaatgtcaatggtGCCAAAGTAGCAAACCCCTGCTTTGACTATGAGCTTCTTGatgtaaaattcaatttttatatcaatttattCCTCACCACCATTCCCATAACATGGTGTGGCTCTAATTAGTGTTTGGTGTGGCAGTGGATGAGTAAGTGGATGAGTAGCtggatgggaggatggatggattgaGGGAGGGAAGAATGATGAAAGATTAATAGATGAATAGACAGTCAGAAAGGAAGCTTAAATGCAactcaaaagaagaaaggtctctaAACAATTGCAAACTAGTTATTGCTAGGGACACTGGAAGTCTATAGTGACAAcactttacaaaaaatgaaagaattcatcatctttaaataaaaaacttggCTATATACCTAATGTATCCCATGATTTGATagataaaatcagaatttttctAGATGCACAAGCAATAAATCTGAGAAATATGTACTAATGTCCCAAGGGTTCAGATAATAAGAAATAACAAGTCTTTCATAGTTTTGTGtagattattttttctgatctctTTCTGGAAGCAGCAGCAGGTGTTTAAGCAAATGgagtttcaagagaaaaaaaacacaagtttACAATATCTGATATTGTCCAAATGTAATGAGCCTGAATGTGATACAAATGATGGAGAAATTGgacaaggaaacaggaaaaaaatgaattttagaaacgAGCCAGATAgcctaaaaatggaaaggaagtaaagcaaataattttatatcacaAGATATTAAAGTGTATTTAGCTTGTGTCTTCAAAGTCTCAAAGGCAAAAGTTGCTCCTGGTGGAATACACAAGGCTAGAGAAAGGAATCCCACTGCCCCTGAAGGGTGTTCAGTGCTCTCTGAGCCATTCTTTGCTCTCAGTAAActaatcatgctgctataaagacacatgcacatgtatgtttattgtggcactattcacaatagcaaagactcagaaccagcccaaatgtccatcaatgacagactggattaagaaactgtggcacgtatacaccatggaatactatgcagccatacaaaaggatgagttcatgtcctttatagggacatggatgcaactgaaaaccatcactctcagcaaactatcgcaagaacagaaaaccaaacaccacatgttctcactcataggtggggattgaacaatgagaacacttggacacaggaaggggaacatcacacaccggggcctgtcgtggggttgggggagggggatggatagcattaggagatatgcctaatgtaaatgacgagttaatgggtgcagcacaccaacatgacacatgtatacatatgtaacaaacctgcacgttgtgcgcatgtatcttagaacataaagtataataataataaaaaaagaaatgctaaagaaagctCTCCAAgctgaaggaaaatgataccagatggaaacTTGGATCCTCAGAAAAGAATGAAGGGCACCACACATGATAAACCTGTAGATAAATgcaaaatactatatttttgtgTACTTCctgttaattttcttataaactttgcttctctttaaaacatatttctaagTTTGTCTAACATAAATAACAACTAGACTATAAAGGATAGGAGAGAGTGTGGGTTTGTAAGATTGTAAGAGTTCTGTATTTTACAATAAATACTGCATTattaactaaaaaacaaacaaacaaaaaaactgagctTGTTCTAAAATAATACTTTCAATCTTTGGTTCTCCAGGACTTTCCTccaccatgcttttttttttttttttaaattcaggactATTAAAGTTATAGACcatgactttttaatatttgctCTCCAAACATCATCGTTTGCTTTGCATATTTATATGAATTTGGTCAGTCTCCCAGAGGAAATTCTTAGCCATGTTAAAATTTATAGttgaataaaatagagaaaattagtaTCCTACTAATAACGTCACAGAAATAAAGCATTGAGGGAGAATTTCTGTCCAGTCCAGTCCACATCAGTGGCATGTCTAAATTATCTAAGACATACTACTTAAGAATTCGATATTTCTGGTTTTTGGCCATTCTTATGCTTTATCATTTCAACAGCCCAAAATTTCTTTGCTGCTCCCAGCTGAACTTTCTGGTTATTTGTTTTAAGCCTATGTTCACTTGTCTGTTtctctttaaaagtaaaaatacaggtGTCCTTTATATCCTCTCATACAAATTATTACCATGCTTGAATTAAGTAATCAAACCAAATTACTCCTTCCTTTCACCTTTCCCCTTATGGTCAATTTTCATGTCCCCAGATTCCTGGATTCccaaaatttgttattttacctTAAATGTATCTACCTCTATTTTACATTGTAATGGCCAaaactagagaggaaaaagaaaaacaactaaacGTCCAACAAACATACTGTCATAGCAGAATAATTTGTGCCCCCATTAATGCCATTGtaacagtttttcttctttgcagTTGAAAATGATATTAAGTGTGTAGTAAGGCATGCAGATAAGGGCAGGTGGGCTCTCAGAAAGACAGTTTACCAGTCAATTCTTCTCCAAATTCTGTGTATGTCATTTAATTTTGGTCCCAAGAAATGCCACAGAACTTGAGTCTCTagtagacttcttttttttttaacttttctgcaAAGACAGAGGTGAAACAGAGCAAGTGGTCTTCACTTTTAACTTCTATAGGTTATTAATTTCCCTTCATGCCTATCAAACAGGTTAATAAGATTTTTCAGTAATAAATCATTTTCTAAGTCACCATTTGAACTCCCAAATCTCTTGCCTCTGCTAAAGACACTGCATTTTGTTGAGTCCAACTCTCCTTCATAGCTTTCCTTTTACTGCGGGTACCCATGATACATTTCTACTACCAGGTAAAAATCAAAGTCAGTTATTTGCCTCTCTTCATGATCTGTAGCCTCTTATGTATGCCCTAATGTGATCTGTTCCTTCTTCCCTACATTATAACCTACCTAACCACAACCAAAATCTTATTTGATAAATGCAGAGATTCTGCCACTATACTCTTTTGCTGAAACTAAATTTCATacatcaatttaaatttttttcctgctgttaTCTTGACTTTCCATCTTTCCACTTACCTGTTCCTAGACCACATGATCTTCAGGTAATAAGAATCAGGTAACTGAGCTTCTGCCACTTCTATTACATAAAAAGTTGAGAGAATCACAAAAGATAGTTAATTAACAGCACTGAAGGATACTGACTGGGTGCTGTTGCAGAAACCTGGATTTGCCGGCTTTGTTCATGTGGCCAGCGGATTTGTCCCTGGAACCTGATTGGCTTGATAAGAACCACCAAAAGAAAAGTCTTGTAATGAGTCATTGGAGAGGAAACAAAACTGAGACTGGATATTTTAAGAGCCTCACCCTTGGAGATTTTATCTGCTAATTCAGACTTGCTCATTGGTGGTTTAAAATTAGGAAGGGGGGAGGAGCAAAATGGCTGAATAGGAGTCTCCACCGATCAccaccccctacacacacacacacacacacaaacaggaaCACCAAGTTTGACAACTATTTACACAAAAGGAGTAGCTTCATAGGAACCAAAGATCAGGTAAGCACTCGTAGTGCCTGTTGTTGACTTCATATCActaaaagaggcactgaagaggataGAAAATGTCTTGAATTCAGTCTTGAGTTGTGATGCCACTGCTCCCCTACCACCGACAGCACTGTGTGGtggaaataatctgtacacttGAAAGAGGGATAGCAGAGCAATTGTGAGGCTTTGCATCACAATTTAACTCAGTGCTGCCCCGTTACCACAGAAAGCAGAACAGAGCTGATCTCAGCTAACACTCACCACGGAGGGCGTGTTTAAATCAGCACTAGCCAGAGGGAATCACCCATCCCTGCGGTGGGAGGGTGAGTTCCAGCCAGCCTCACCACCCAGGGCTGGAGGGCTGTGGGGCCCCatataaacttgaaaggcagtctaggacacaaacactgcaattcctaggcaagtcctagtgctgagcTTGGCTCAGAGCCAGCTGACTGAGTAGGTTGGGGGCACGTGACCTCTGAGACACTGGCTggggcagctaagggagtgcttcCATTATCCCTTCCCCAACCCTGGGCAGAAGAGTACACCTCTCCAAAAGAGAccttttccttctgtttgatgagaggagagagaagagtaaagatgacttttgtcttgcatcttagaTACCAGTTCAGCCATAGTAGGATAGGACACAATGGTCAGGGTCATCTGGCCCTAACTCTGgaacatttctagacataccttgggccagaaaggaacccattgccttgaagggaagaacccaATCCAAGCCGGATCCATAACCTACTGATTGAAGAGCCCTTCGgcccagaagcagcagcagcaataccCTGGTAGTACACTgcgggccttgggtgagactcagagatgtgctggcttcaggtgtgaacTGGCActttcccagctgtggtggctatggggagaGATTCTTCTGCTTAAGAAAAGTACAGGAAAAAGTAAAgggaactttgtcttgcacctcAGTTATCAGCTCAGTCACAGAGGGGTAAAGCACCAAGTGGACTTTTGGGGTCCtcaattccaggccttggctctgggatggcatttctggacttactctgggccagaagggagcccactgtcctgaagggtgagtcccaggcctcattcaccacaagctgactgaagagcacTAGGACCTTTAAAGAACATGGGCCATAGCCAAGGAGTATAGCAGACCTTGAGTGAGACCCAGTGTTATACTAGCTTCAGGTctgactacctcaaggcatttaataagtAAACTCCCAGAGgtgaaggataaagaaaggatcctaaaagtaacaagagaaaagagaaaataaacaatggaGATCCAATATGtttggcagcagacttttcagtggaaacgttacaggccaggagaaagtggcatgacatatttaaagtgctaaaagaaaaacttttaccCTGGAATAGTACATCTGGTGAAATTATCTTCCAAGCAtgacagagaaataaagactttcccagacaaacaaaattgAGACCTGTCCCACAAGAAACGATAAAGGGAGcattcaatcagaaagaaaaggatgttaatgagcaataaaaaaCCATCAGAAGGTACAAAATTCACTGATAATagtattgctttaaaattatctaaaatattaccGAAACACATAATATTATAACACTATGTAGTATGTAAACTACTCAAGTAGGAAGACTGaaagatgaaccaatcaaaaataataagtacAACAACT
Encoded proteins:
- the LOC101017735 gene encoding olfactory receptor 4F15, which produces MNSDKHSVVSEFVLLGLSNSWEIQIFLFFFSCLFYVSGVMANLIVVVTITSDPYLHSPLYILLANLSITDLIFCSIAAPKMICDIFRKQKVISFGGCVAQIFFSHAVGGTEMVLLIAMAFDRYVAICKPLHYLTIMNPRMCILILVAAWAIGLIHSLVQLAFVVNLPFCGPNVLDSFYCDIPQLIKLACTNTYKLEFMVTANSGFISLSAFFLLILSYIFILVTLQKHSSGGSSKALSTLSAHITVVVLFFGPLIFFYVWPSPPTHLDKFLAIFDLIFTPFLNPIIYTFRNREMKIAIRRVFGQFMGFRKTT